A segment of the Lolium perenne isolate Kyuss_39 chromosome 3, Kyuss_2.0, whole genome shotgun sequence genome:
atcccggacatcacgaggagttccggaatggtccggagaataagattcatatataggatgtcattttatgtgaattaaaatgatgcggaaggttctatggaaggttctagaaggttctagaaaagtccggaagaaaccaccaaggaaggtggagtccacatgggactccacctccatggccggccaaccctagtgggggtggagtcccaagtggactcccccttagggggccggccacccccccatatgggaggtggaactcccacctctagtgggagtcctagcttgggtaggtttccccaccatatggaaggtttttggttcgggtcttattcgaagacttggagaccaacacttggggttccacctatataatgaggggccaaggggagggagccggccacccaagaaccacccaagaaccaccaaggtggccgcaccccttagtggccggcgcccccctctcccaaaccctggcggcctctctcctccaccacgtcccgcacgcttagcgaagctccgccggacttctccaccaccactgacaccacgccgtcgtgctgtcggattcaagaggagctactacttccgctgcccgctggaacgggaggtggacgtcgtcttcatcaacaaccgaacgtgtgaccgagtacggaggtgctgcccgttcgtggcgccggaagcgatcgtgatcaagatcttctacgcgcttttgcaagcggtaagtgaacgtctaccgcagcaacaagagcctcatcttgtaggctttggaatctcttcaagggtgagactcgatatcccctcgttgctaccgtcttctagattgcatcttggcttggattgcgtgttcgcggtaggaaattttttgttttctatgcaacgttatcctacactaagTGCATGTCATTTCGTGGAATAGAAGAGATTGCAAAAGTGCTAGAGTGCAGCAGTGATTGGACCACTGAAAGTATTACAAGAGATCTAAATAAAGATGTGATTATACTCCTATGTACCGCTGAGCTGATCTAAAAGGCAAGGTTTGCCTAGTTCTCGGTATTATGCAAGATTTGTTTACAGTTTTATTTCGAACTGATTTTAACGCATCACATACAGTTTTATTTCAAATTGAGTGTCAGCATGTTTCTGGCTGACATAATGAGGCTCGGCTCCGCTTTAGATGGCGATGATGTTAAGTAGAAAAGCCCTCTCCAGTTTTTGCAAGTTTGGTTGACCTGACGCCCCAAACTGAACAAGTTCGGCACCATTAGCTCGGCGCTGACCCATTGGTCAGATTTGGACTTAGTTTTGGAAAGGTGCCGTATACGGATGAAGTTCCTCTAAGGGGTTAGATTTGTCAAAAAAGGAAGTCCTTCCTCCCCATTGGTTCAATAAGCTGGTATGTCTTTTGCATTTCTTGGTTGGGTGCCTTTTTCGTGTGCATGTCCTTCAATTTTCGTGTGCTGTGGCTGATTTTTAGTTTGTGATGTCCATGTTGTGCCTTTTGTGTGTATGGGAGGAAATATGTTGTTGATATTACTCCTTCCATAGAGACATCTATTTTCAGGTGTTGAAGTTTTACCCTTAAGGCATGACCTATCTTGGCCTACGTAAAAATGATACCGCCAAGGTAGCTATTGGACAGGTCCATGCTCGACATGCTTACTGTGGAGTCAACTGAAACTAGTGAGCTAAATGTTTGTGTTGATTTAAAACTTCCACGTGTTCTTATatttactacctccgtttcaaggaataaggcgtccttgttttacgagctttttgtttgaccaagaattacttcaaatagataaagattgttcgaatgaaattagtatcattaaaaagtGCTTTTTAATACGAGTCCAACGATACtatatacatataatataatcaatattttgttgctcaattttcatggtcaaagttcgtcttaaaatacgtgtgcgccttattctttgaaacggaggtagtatattaTATGACATGCTCTTATGATTTGGCACAACCTAGATGAGATATGATGTCAGGAGGGGTCTTGCCAGTTATAGAAGCCCATTTTTAGTGATACAATGTTTTTTTGCACATCTTTACTGTAGGAAACCTTTACCAAAGAATCCTCTAGACACGATGCAAAGAATGAGGCCATGCCTGATGATGCATTGTTGCGCTCTACCAAAAGGGACAAGAAGATGTGAAGAATAGGTAACCTTGAGTACTTTTGTGGACCTTTAATTTTCTATTTTCAGACTGTGCGATAGATCGTTGTCTTCAGAGAAATTATCTACCATTTCCTAGAGAAGGGCATCGGAAGGTTTGCCGATGTCAACTAGAGTAGCTTTAGGTGTTACGGGTGTTGAGATAGCGGATACAACTATTATGAACATGTTGGGCTACAAAACAGGTTTCCACTAAACTGAGAATAGGGCATTTGATGGCATGTGCTTGACACGAAGTGTGGTAGTGGAGTGCAATATTTTCATTACGAtgtgtttggatgcatagaaTTGGACCTCCAACTTGAATCGGAATGGAATACCAAAACCAAGATGGAAGGGAAATGGCCACCGATTCTAATTCTATTGCTTAGGTGTGCATGATATTTGTTGTTAAAATCAAAGGGTGACACCCAATCCAAGTTCTATTTGGATGTACAAACCGTGAAATTAGATATTTTGTTGAGTTTAGACCATATAAGCTTGTGTACAACTATGAAAAATAGTAGTATGTATATATTAGAATATTTATATACtatgtttcaaacataaaaacatTACAATAGTCGGAATAAGGTGGGAACTACAACATGTATGACACAAAATAGTGCCAACAACCCCGCGCAAAAAAAATAGTGCCAACAACAATTACAACATGTAGTATAATTGTGTCTCGTACAAATAGCAGAAAATGGATAGTAATTACAAAAGAAACTCTTCTAGGCTTGCTCTAAACCGTTGAAATGATTTGGTACAGTAATAGAGTGCAAAAATAAAATGGTAACACTAAGACAACAGTGTACTCGGAGAATTGAGCAGCTCATGAAGGCGCCACCTCCCCTAGGGATCTGAAGATGGTCTCGATGTACAGATCTAGTTCCACCGTTCCCTCTTTGAGGCATACAGCCAGAGAAATGTTATTGTACCGTGCACGGGACATCCCATGCAAGTTTTGCCCGTTAGATTCACAATATTTTCTGCTTTTAGATTCGTGTTGCACAAATCATTCAGTTTCATTGTGTTTGGGAAATCTGAATTAGATTGTTTTGCAATAAAACATGTTGATCTATTACAGTCCACGGTACTTTCACCACTCTCCATACAGCCATGGTGGATCCTGTTCCGCTTCATTGGATTAGATGCATAGAGCTTGTTCTTGGAATGTCTCCAATTCTCTTGCTCGTCCTTGAACAAACCACATTAATGTTACTGCCCGGCCAACCCAAGGTTGTAGTCTCCGCAGCCCAGTTGGCCGTCGCCAGTGCCATTCACCCACCCGTGGCCGTTCTTTTCATGCTCGCGATCTATGGTTAGGACCGGACGGGGAAGGGGCGGCCAGGGGGATGAGGGACAAGGACGGGAGGGTGTGGAGAAGGGAGGCCAGGGAGGAGAGCTGCCGGCGACTTACTCATTGACGAGTCGTCGCTTGCGAGTTCTCCTCCTTGGTCGCGCTCCTTTTCGCTCAGGGAGAAAGAAGCTCCGTACCGTTTCGGAAGCGCCAATCGCCAATTCCAAGCCAGATACGGAGATTTGATCCTCCGAATTTGCCCCCGTTTGCAGACTCTAATTCTATGTGCAGCCAAACGATAGAATTGTTGGCCCGAATTCCAGTTCTTCAATTATAGGCCTAATTCAGTGTATTCAAACAGTGTTATAGCATTTTTTTTTGAAGTAGTGTTATTGCATTTTGTTTGCCCTTGACGTAAGATGAGTGTAAGGTAATGAGCTAACAAAACCATGTTCGTGTTAGATGTATTACTTATCAAAATTGATTGAAGAAGTACCACAGTTCGGTTCTCTTGAGAGTAAGTGACAAAAAATACTTATCGACCTATTTAATTTCTTGGTCACACTAAAAAGGCAAAAAGAATAAACGGGTTATCATCTGTAGGTCCACCACGCCTACACGTAGTGGCAAAACACAATGCAAGCGGCGAGACGAATCTTGTCTGTCCATCTAGTCTAGTCTACAGTTACAAGTACTCACAATGCAGGTAATCATATCAAATCTACACTTACCATAAGGCATAATGATCACAATATGCAGCAGTTCATATCAAATCTTACTTGCCCCATTCGTCTTCCCATTTTCTAAATGTTAGAATTTACTGTACACTAGCCCCCTTCACCCGCACCACACCAGGCAATCGCATATGAAATCTACACTTACCATTAAGCATTAGCAGAAATCTCAGGATCTTCTCCTCTCTCCAATCAAATCTACTCTTTCCATTAGTCACAGTGCAGGAAATAAGCAGTTCATATCAAATCTACACTTACCATTACGCATAATGCAGGCCATAGCCAGTTCATATCATATAATTATTACTTGCCCCATTTACGGTACACTAGCTCTCCTATTAATACTACCCGGCACTACCCCAGTGTCGATCACACTCTGAATCTGAATAGTTGAGCTGGGCGACAATGGCGGGGCAGGCTCTTTTGCTCGTCGCCTTCGTCCTGACGGCGCAGCTGTGCGGGTGCACGGCGTACGTGGGCGGCGGGTTTAGCGTGGAGTTCATCCATCGGGACTCCCCCAAATCTCCGCTATACGACCCGAAGCTCACGGTGCACGGCCGCGTGCTCGCCGCCGCTCAGCGTTCCACGGCGCAGGCCGCGGCGCTCGCGCGCTCGTACACTACCATCGTCTCTCCATCTCCTGAAGGCGCCGTGTCGGAGATTATATCCAGGCCGTTCGAGTACCTCATGTACGTCAACATCGGCACGCCGGGCACCCGGACGCTAGTGGTCGCGGACACCGGCAGCAACCTCGTCTGGCTTCGATGCGTCAACGGCAGCACCGCTGAGCCTCCGCCACCAGCCTCTGGCTCGGATGCGCAtccggaggacgtcgtcttcgacGTGTCCTCCTCGGCTACGTACGGCCGCGTAGGCTGCCAGTCCGGCGCGTGCCACGCGCTTCCCGTCACCAGCTGCGACGCCAGCTCCAACTGCAACTACCTCCAGACCTACGGCGACGGCTCCAACACGACCGGCATACTCTCCACCGAGACCTTCTTCTTCGAAGACGCCCCCGGCGGCTGCGTGGGGTGCCGCGACCGTCCGCAGCTGGTGGTGCACGAAGTCAACTTCGGCTGCTCCACGTCCATCAACGGCCCGTTCCCCTGGAACGGCGTCGTTGGACTCGCCGACGGCAACTTGTCCCTCGTCTCCCAGATCGGCGCGGTCACATCGCTCGGCCGGAGGTTCTCCTACTGCCTCGCGCCCTACAACGTCAACGCCTCCTCCGCGCTCAACTTCGGCTCTCGCGCCGACGTGACGGAGGTGGACGCGGTGTCGACGGTACTGGTCCCCTCCCCGTTTGGGTCCCTCTACACCGTCGCGCTCGAGTCCGTCGAAATCAGCAACTCTACTTTCACGGTACCGCCAGACCAGTCCCATCTCATCGTCGACTCCGGCACGTCGATGACATACCTCCATCAGGGGCTCCTGGaccaggtggtggaggaggtgaaCCGGACCATCAAGCTCCCGCAGGTGTCATCGACGGGGCGGATCCTACCGCTGTGCTACGACGCGACCGGGATGACCGAGGAGTTGATACTGGAGAAGATGATCCCGGACGTGAAGCTGGTTATGGGAGGCGGCGCGGTGGTGACGCTCAAGGCGCGGAACACGTTCGTGCAGGTGGATCAGGTCACCGTGTGCATGGCGGTGCTGCCGGTTGGTGACCAATCTCCTTTTGCTATCCTCGGTAATGTCG
Coding sequences within it:
- the LOC127338556 gene encoding aspartic proteinase CDR1-like; this encodes MAGQALLLVAFVLTAQLCGCTAYVGGGFSVEFIHRDSPKSPLYDPKLTVHGRVLAAAQRSTAQAAALARSYTTIVSPSPEGAVSEIISRPFEYLMYVNIGTPGTRTLVVADTGSNLVWLRCVNGSTAEPPPPASGSDAHPEDVVFDVSSSATYGRVGCQSGACHALPVTSCDASSNCNYLQTYGDGSNTTGILSTETFFFEDAPGGCVGCRDRPQLVVHEVNFGCSTSINGPFPWNGVVGLADGNLSLVSQIGAVTSLGRRFSYCLAPYNVNASSALNFGSRADVTEVDAVSTVLVPSPFGSLYTVALESVEISNSTFTVPPDQSHLIVDSGTSMTYLHQGLLDQVVEEVNRTIKLPQVSSTGRILPLCYDATGMTEELILEKMIPDVKLVMGGGAVVTLKARNTFVQVDQVTVCMAVLPVGDQSPFAILGNVAQQNMHVGYDLDRRTVTFAAADCTTAYPSPPASL